The sequence CCGGGGCCCGCCCTCCGGCTTCTTCTTCGGCGAGGGGGTGCGGTGAGCCACCGCACCCCCTCCGCCGGGCGCCGCTAGAACTTCCAGTTCACCAGCGGGAGCACGCCGAACGCCTCCTTGGAGGAGATGACGTTCACCAGGCCGATCTGCACGCCGTACAGGTTCTCGGCCAGGTTGATGAGCCCGAGCTGGAAGCCGCTCACGTCACGCGCCTGATTGACAAGCCCGAACTGCGCCACCTCACCCTGCGCGGCCTGGTTGTACAGGCCGCTCTGGATCCCGGTGATCTCGCCCCGCGTGATGCTCACGCCGTTGTTCTGCCAGCCGACGAAGTCTCCGTCCACGATCCCCACCAGCGCGTACTGCAGGCCCTTCGAGACGCCGCCGGTGTTCCGGGCCACCAGGCCCACGTCGAGCCCCTTCACGCTCTCGTTGCGCCCGTAGATCAGGCTCAGGCGCAGGACCTGGATCTCGTCGTCCGGATTTCGGACCTGGATGGGGCTGTACAGGGCGAACTCGAACGGCTTGGCCTGCGCGGAAGCCAGGGCCGGCAGGCCCAGGACGGCGGCCAACGCCAGGCACCACGTCACGCGTCTATTCATGGTCCTTCCCCTTGTGTGCGGTTGGTGCTGCTGGACCACACTACCCGGAGAAGGCCTGCCCGGATTCAAGATCGCCCGAGGCGGAGCCGACCCCCCTACCGCGGATCCACCGTGGCCGGGTCCACCCGGGTCGGCGTGGCCGCCCCGGCGATGATCCGCTCGGCGCCCATGGCGATGGCACGGATGGTGGCGGTCATGTGGTCCAGGTCCAGCGTCTCGACCTCGTCGCTCACCTGGTGGTAGTCCGGGTCGACGTCGATGGGGGTGGTGGAGATGGAGTGGGCCGGAACGCCGAGCCGCGCCAGCGTCGCGTTGTCCGACCGGTAGAACAGGTTCTGATCGGGATAGGGATCCGGGTAGAAGGAGTATGGCGTGCCCTCCACGGCCTCCTGCAGCAGAGGCCCGAAGGACGAGCGCTCGAACCCCGTGATCCAGGCCGTGTTGGGACCCTCCACGGCCGGCTTGCCGATCATCTCGATGTTGAACATCGCCACGATCTGATCGGGGTCGAGCTGGCTCGAGTAGTGGCGCGAGCCGTATCCACCCGCTTCCTCGGCCGTGAAGGCGGCGAAGAGGAGCGAGCGCTCCGGCGTGCCCCGGCTGGCGAAGTAGCGGGCCAGCTCCACCACGGCGGTGGTGCCGGACGCGTCGTCGTTGGCGCCGTTGGCGATCGAGTCGCCGTCCACAGCGGGTCGGATCCCGATGTGGTCGTAGTGCGCAGAGAACAGCACGTACTCGTTCGCCCGGTGTCCCGGCACCACGCCCACCACGTTGACGAGCGTATCGGCGGTCTCTTCGGCGTCGACGGCCACCTCGAAGGTCGGCTCACCGTCGCCTTCCCACAGCGCGAGCACCGTGGTGGGTCCGTCCGTTGCCTCCAAGGTGCGCACCGGCCGTCCGTAGAAGCCGGACAGGGTGGCGAAGAGCTCCCCGTTCGCCGCAGGCACCAGCACCAGCGCGTCTCCGTCCACCGCCCGGATGCGACCCAGGGCGGTCTGCATGTCGTCGCTCGCGGAGATCCGGAGCACCGGCACGTCTCCCGTGGACCAGCGGACCGAGGAAGCACCAGCGCGCGCCACGACCTCCTGCTCCGTACGCGCGCGCCCATCCAGCGTCACCCGGATCTCGCGCGCCGTGCGTGAGCGGACGGGAAAGCGCTGGAGGTACCCCGTTCCCGCCATGGGCTCCAGCCCCGCGGCCTCGAACTCGCCCGCCAGGTAATCGGCGGCGCGCAGCGCATCGTCCGTGAAGGCCTGTCGTCCGCGCAGGCTGTCGCTGGCCAGCACCGAGAGCACGCGCTCCACGTGCGAGCGCTCGATGCGCGTGGGATCGGGCGGCGCGAAGCGAGCGTCGGTGGAGCCGCCACAGGCGGAGAGGAGCAGCACACACAGGGGAAGGGATCGGCGGCGCATCGCGAGCTCACGAGAGGAAAGGGGAAGACCTGCAGGCTAAGGCGAGCGTGTCCCTGGGGCTACCCGACTCCGCTGTGGCTGCCCGGCGCCCACGTGGCTGGCCCACGGCCCCCTGCTGCACGCCTGCCTCAGGCGCGGACGCCGCAACGGCCCACGGCCTCCCGGCGACCCGAGGAACGCAACTTGCCCACCTCGGATCCAAACCCCCCGACCCGAAGCACCGGCCGATGACGCAAACCGCCGCTCGCCGTACGTCGAGGAACGCCCCGGCTCCGGGTCGTCGCCTCGGCAAGGACGTCGCCGACCTCCTGGTGGAGTTCTCGGTGGCCGTCCACCGCTACACCATGTATCCGGCCAACCACCCCACCTTGGCGCCGGCGGCCGACGCCCTGCTGACGCGGCTCGCAAAGCTGCTCGAGGACGAGCCCCAGCTCACGCTCGGCGTGGCCCACCGGCAGCTGGTGATCAACGGACACACGACGGATGGCACCCATCCCATCCTGTCGGACCTCGCCGGGCGGCTCCACGCGCACCACATCGGCGCCATCCGCTTCACGTTGGACCTGACGCGTCCGGCGCTGGAGGGCCTGCTCGGGGTGCTCGCGGAGGGGGACGAGGACCCCATCGGCCTGCGCGGGGCCGACCGCATCCCGTCGTGGCCGGGCGTCACGCTCTTCCCCATCGGCTATCAGGACCTCGCGTTGGACGACGAGGGCAACCCGACGGCCGACGACCAGGTCATGCAGCTCTGGCTGGGCCTGGCGGCCGCGGCCATGGCGGGCGAGACCCTCCGCACGGAGACGGAGCGCACGGGGATCCCGAAGCCGTCCCAGGTGGCCGCCCACCTGCGGGGGGAGAAGGCTCCGGCCTACGACGAGGCCATCGTCGGGTACCTCTTGCAGATCGCGGATCGCCTCGCAGAGAGCGGCGAGTCGGCCGATCCGGTGCGGGAGCGGATCCGGGAGCTCGTGGCCGAGCTGGACCGCCCCACCCTGCAGCGGATCCTCCAGATGGGGGGCGATGCGCAGCGTCGACGCCACATCGTGCGCCAGGCCTTCCGGGGCCTCGGAGGGACCGCGTCCCTCAAGCTCCTCGAGGCGGCCGCGTCCACGTCGGGGCAGGAGATCCCGGTCCTGCTGATGCGGATGCTCACCAAGCTCTCCTTCCACGCGGACAAGGGGGCGCAGACCGTGCGTCCGCTGGTGACACATGCCGTTCGCGAGAGCGTGGACCAGCTGCTGGACGCCTGGGTCCCCGATCACGCGAACCCCGAGGGTTACGTCCGCATCCTGGACGAGTTCTCGCGCACCAGCCCCGCGCTTCGTCCCGCCGGCCGCGGGTCCACCTTCAAGCGCACGGCCCTGCCCGTGATCCAGATGGCCATCGAGGTGGATGCCTATGGGGACATGGTGGAGCAGGCCGTCGACGAGCTGCTCACGAAGGGCGGCTTGGAGCTGATCGCTCCGCTGGTGGAAGGTGAGACGAACACCGCCGCCGGAGCGCGCATCCGGCAGCGTCTGGCCAGCCCGGAGCGCATCGATGCGCTGGCGGACGTGGATCAGATCTCGGACGAAGCGCTCGAGCGACTCGTGGCGATGGTCGGCGCGGAGCAGGCGGTGGCCCCGCTGCTGCGGCTGCTGTCGGAGTCGTCCTCGCGGTCGCTGCGCCGCTCCGTGTTCAATCAGCTGACGCACATGGGCGAGCACGTGGGGCGGGCCATCACGCCGTTCCTCGAAGATCCCCGGTGGTATGTCGTGCGCAACATGCTGGAGCTGGTGGCCGCGCTCCCGGAGCGCCCGGCGGGCCTGAGCACGCTGCACTACGCCTCCCATCCGGATCTGCGTGTGCGCCGGGCCGCCTTGCCCCTCGCGCTCAAGGAGCCCGAGGCCCGGGCGCGCGCCCTCACGCTCGCCATCCGCGAATCGGACGAACGCATGGTCCGCACCGGGCTGCTGGAGCTGAAGGAGGAGCTGCCCGCGGGCATCGTTCCGCTGGTCATCACGCATTGCCTCGACGACGACGAGCAGTCCGTCTCCTTGCGACTCCTGGCCATCCGCGTGCTGGCGCCCAGCGCCGACCCGCAGGTGCGCGACGCGCTGCTGAAGGTGGCGGGCCCCGGACGCTCCCTGTTCGGGCGCCCGCGGCTGGGCGACCTCGCGGCACCGGAAGGCGTCCTCGTGCGTGCGGCGCTCGAGGCGCTCGTGCGCGGGTGGCGGGCCGACCCGCACGTGGCGCCGCTGCTGAAGGCGGCCGAGAAGACGCGGGACGCGGACGTGCGATCGATCCTGGAGGGGACAGGCTCCCTTCTCGGCACGGTCGGAGACGAGGTCGCCGTCCACGCCGAGCCGGAGATGGACCTGTGAGCGACGTTGGTACGCGGGCCCGCACACGCGCGGGTGCGCCCGCCCCGCAGGCAGCCGGCATGGAGATGCAGGCGCGCGCGGCCCGCTTCCTCACCGCGCTGGCCCAGGCCGTCTCGGCGCGCAGCCTGTACGCGCGCGAGCATCCAGCCGTGGAGCGGGCCGTGCGCGCCGCGCACGGAGAGCTGGTGGGGCTGCAAAGCCAGGAGCCCCACCCGGTGCTGACCTTCCTGGGAGGCGAGGTGCTGCTGGGCAGCCGTCCGCTCCGGACGCTGCGCACCTGGGAGTGGGGACCCAAGCTCGCCGAGGTGGGCGTGCAGCGCTTCGAGTGTCACGGGCCCGTCACCCGCCCCGACCTGGACGCGTTCGTGGAGGTCCTCTTCCAGCGGCTGTCGAGCCCCGAAGTCGGGCCGGTGGAGCCCGATCCCGCGTCGGCGATCCGCTTCGGAGCGGTCGGAATCAGGTCCGCCGTCGAGGACACCACCGACGCCGACATCGACTGGATCCGGTATTCGTTGGCCGAAGAGATCGCCGCCATGCGGTGGCTGGACGGCGAGGCGCGCGCGGGAGGACGGCTGCACCTGGTGGAGGTGGAGACCATCGTGCGCTCGCTCGCGGTGGCCATGCACGCCGACTGGGAGATGATGATCCCGCTCGTCGAGCTCAAGGGGTTCGACCAGTACACCACCACGCATTCTCTGAACATCGCCGTGCTGGCGATGGCGCTCGGGGAGTTCCTGGAGATCGAGAGCACGGACGTGCGTCGCCTCGGCGTCGCCGGTCTCCTGCACGATATCGGCAAGACCCGCGTGTCCAAGGAGCTGCTGGTCAAGCCCGGAACGCTCGAGCCCCGGGAGCTGGCGGAGATCCGCCGGCATCCGGTGGAGGGAGCCCGCATGCTGATCGCGCGCCAGGCCAACCTGGATCTGGCCGCCACGGTGGCCTACGAGCATCATATCCGCCATGACGGCGGGGGGTATCCCAAGCGGCGCTTCACGCGCGCCTGCCATCCCGCCTCCGACCTCGTGCACCTCTGCGACGTGTACGACGCGCTACGCACGCACCGGCCCTACCGGAAGGCGTGGAGCCAGGATCGGACGCTGGCCTACCTGGAGCAGGGACTCGGCACCGAGTTCGAGCCGGTCCTGGGGAAGGCCTTCCTGGAGATGATGCGGCGCTGGGGACCCAAGCTCCGGCGCGTGACGGCCCGGGAGGATGCCGTGGGGCCGGGGGAGCCGGACCGGACGGTGGAGCAGGGGTAGGACGTCAGCGCCGGCGGGAATCAGCGCTGCGAAGAGGAGTGCCCCACAGCGCAGGTGGGCCTACTTCCCCTCCAGCCTCCTCAGGATCTCCGCCGCCTCCGCCCGCGCCTCGGCCTCGCTGGGGGCGGGGATGCCGAAGCCGAGCGCCCGGACCCAGTGGACCACGTCGCCCGCGCTCGGGTCGTGGTAGCCGGCCAACCCCAGATCCTGCACGTCGCAGGCGGCGTCGTACGCCGACACCTCGCCGGCCGAGTACCGGCGCAGCACCGCCAGCGCGCGCGGGTCGGTGGGGGGTGGGGTGAAGGGCATGCTGCATCCGGCTTCAGGGGGCCTGCTGCTTCGCCTTGCGTCGGGTCAGCCCTTCCAGGATCAGATCCAGCCCGAAGGCGAAGTCGAGCATAGCGTCGCCGCCGTCCGGCGGCATCCCGTCCCCAGGACGGGGTGCTCCGGGCGCGACCGCCCCCCGGTCGGTCGCCGCCGCCTCCCGAGGCCCGCCGCTCCTCCCGTCCCCGCCGGCGTCGATCTGCAGACGCTGCTGGGTGAACCCGTGCAGGTAGGCCTCCAGCGTGGCCCAGGCGCGGGCGCCCAACGGGTCCGGAAACCCCGCCGACCGGAGCACGCCCGCGGTGACCTCCCGGTACCGCCGAGCCGCCTCGCCCGGGAAGGGTCGGGACAGGAGGAGGGCGGACACCCACCCATGTGCCAGGAAGGCCGCATGCGCGGACAGCAATCGCGCGCGGGTGGCCGCGCGCCAGTCCGGGCCGGTGGGAAGCGCGATGGCGGACACGACGCGGTCCACCATGGCGGCCAGCAGGTCGTCCTTGTCGCGCACGTGGTTGTAGAGGGACATGGCCTCCACACCCAGGGCGCGTCCCAGGGCACGCATGGAGAGGGCGGTCAGGCCGTCGCGGTCGGCCAGCTCGATGGCGACGTCCACCACCCTATCCCGCGTGAGGGGCTGTGGTCCGCCGGTCATCGTCCGGGCTCCGGTCGCGCGCACATGAGGCCCCTCCTCCACTGTGGAACCGCGCCTCTCGGCGCTGGAACCGAACCGGTCCTCCGATTCGGCGAACCCGGCCGATCGTCAGGTCGCCGATCCGATACGTACATCGTACGCTTACGGTGTATGCGCCGCCAGGACCGTGGGGCCGCCTCGTCGTCGCCGATGCCCGATGTCCACCTCCGCCGCCGATCGTCGCCTCGGCTGTGCGGCCCTCCACGGGCTGCTGGTCCCCTCTCCGTCCGGAGTCATCCGATGCGCCGCGCCTGGACGCCGTGCCTGCTCGGGCTGTCGATCGTCGCCTGCACCGACCTCCCCACCGAGCCCGCGGGCCCCGTGACGGGCCCGCCGGCCCTGGCGGTCGCCCATGCTCCCGCGCCGCCCCTGGCCTGCACCCGGACGTGGAGCCCGGGGCCCGGCCCCTCCATCACGGACTACGACTGGCATGTCGCCGGCCACTGGATCCCGGCCGGCATCCCCGGAAGCACCGACATCGTCTGTGTCCTGTCCGGCCTCGCCATCGCGGCGGACACGGTCGTGGTCCGTGCACTGGAGGTGGGGGCGTCGGGGGAGCTCGCCGCGCACTCGCTCCTCGAGGTCTCCGACACGGCGATCGTGCGCGGGCACGTCACCGGATACTCCGGGAGTCGCCTCGCCGCCGGCGGGGTGGTCAACGAGGGCACGGTGACCCTGCTCGGCGGCACCGTCGACGGGGATCTGGAGAACCACGGAACGGTGCTGCTGGATCCGACCGGAATCGTGCAATGGACCGGGCGGCGCATCCGTCTCCATGACGGGGCCGTGACGAGCACCGCACCCCTCGCCCCCTCCACCGCCACCGTCTCCGCGGAGGAGGTGGAGTGGCACGGCGGCGACGTCGATCTGCAGGTGACGTTCAGCACCCGGGTCATGCGGCTGGCTGCGCCCGACCTCGACGGCGCGCTCAGCCTCCAGCGGGCGGACACCCTCTACGGCGACATCGGCAGCGGGGTCCGGCTGTTCCTCGGCGTGAAGGGCGCCCTGGGGGGCAGCACCGTGATCCGGCGGAGCCGCGGCGCGCCCGCCGCGCCCGTCACGAACCACGGCTCGCTGCGCACCACCGATCCGACGCTCCGCCCCCTGTCGCTCGACCTCCCGCCCTCGTTCCAGAACCAGGCCCTGGTCTCCTTCGAGACCCCCACCACCCTCATCGGAGGCCGGCTGGTCAACCACTCCTTCACCGTCGTCGAGGCGGATCTGACCGTCGAGACCGGTCTGGTGAACCACGCGGTGGTGGACATCGACGCACCCGCACGTGTGACCATGGCATCCGGGTCGATCCTCGACGTACGGAACCAGAGCTTCGTGCTCGGTCCCGTGACGCTCGCTGCGGCCACGCTGGTCGGGACCGGTGTCCTCGACAGCGTCGTGGCCACGGCCGCCACCATCGCGCCGGGAGACGCGGGCTCCCCGTTCGGCACCCTCTCCTTCCGGGCCGGTCTGGACCTGGACGCGTTGAGCCGTCTCGACCTCCAGGTACGCGATCCGGCCGTCGGACCCTCGGATCGGCTCTACCTGTTCGGAAACGTGCTCGCACCCGCTCCCCTCGGGCTCGATGGCGACCTGCGGGTCACCGCGGTGGGCGGATTCCAGGGCGGCCGGTGCGGAGATCGGATCCCCCTGATCGCTGGCATCGCCGCCATCAGCGGACAGTTCCAGACCGTCACCCTGCCCGCCACCGGTGCCCAGCGCGGGTGGCGCATCTCCAGCGGCAGCCCCGGCGTGGACCTCGTCGGTTTTCGCCCCGGCACCCGGGTGAGCGTCGAGCCCGCCGCGCTGACGGTGGAGGAAGGCGGCCCGCCTGTGTCCTACAGCGTGTGCCTGGGCTCCGTCGCGCCCTTGGCGGCGGTCGAGGTCGCGCCTGCGAGCGTCGCGGGTGAAGTGGGCGCGTCCCCGGTCGCGACCTTCGACCCGGCCGACTGGATGCTGCCCCGCACCGTGGAGGTGACGGCCATCGACGACGCCGATGTGGAAGGTACCCACACCGACACGCTGTCCCACGCGCTCACGACCACCGATCCGACCTACGCGGGGTTTGCCGTCGCGCGGGTGCCGGTGACGATCCTCGATGACGATCAAGCCTCCGACCTGACGCTGACGAAGCTGCTGCAGGAGGACAACCAGTTCGTGGGGGATACCATGAGCACCACGTTCCGGGTGGCGAACGACGGCCCGAGCGCCGCCACCCGCGTGCAGATCACGAGCGCGCCTCTGGTCGGTCTGGAGCTGGTGGACGCGACCGGAGCCACCTGCGTGCTCGACGCCACCGGCGGCCTCGATTGCCGGGTGGGCGTCGTGGACGTCGGCGCCCAGGTGGACGTGGTGATCCGCT is a genomic window of Gemmatimonadota bacterium containing:
- a CDS encoding DUF11 domain-containing protein, with amino-acid sequence MRRAWTPCLLGLSIVACTDLPTEPAGPVTGPPALAVAHAPAPPLACTRTWSPGPGPSITDYDWHVAGHWIPAGIPGSTDIVCVLSGLAIAADTVVVRALEVGASGELAAHSLLEVSDTAIVRGHVTGYSGSRLAAGGVVNEGTVTLLGGTVDGDLENHGTVLLDPTGIVQWTGRRIRLHDGAVTSTAPLAPSTATVSAEEVEWHGGDVDLQVTFSTRVMRLAAPDLDGALSLQRADTLYGDIGSGVRLFLGVKGALGGSTVIRRSRGAPAAPVTNHGSLRTTDPTLRPLSLDLPPSFQNQALVSFETPTTLIGGRLVNHSFTVVEADLTVETGLVNHAVVDIDAPARVTMASGSILDVRNQSFVLGPVTLAAATLVGTGVLDSVVATAATIAPGDAGSPFGTLSFRAGLDLDALSRLDLQVRDPAVGPSDRLYLFGNVLAPAPLGLDGDLRVTAVGGFQGGRCGDRIPLIAGIAAISGQFQTVTLPATGAQRGWRISSGSPGVDLVGFRPGTRVSVEPAALTVEEGGPPVSYSVCLGSVAPLAAVEVAPASVAGEVGASPVATFDPADWMLPRTVEVTAIDDADVEGTHTDTLSHALTTTDPTYAGFAVARVPVTILDDDQASDLTLTKLLQEDNQFVGDTMSTTFRVANDGPSAATRVQITSAPLVGLELVDATGATCVLDATGGLDCRVGVVDVGAQVDVVIRFRGAVVGLHTNTLTVVGAQPDPDGADNSVVYTQRVN
- a CDS encoding TetR/AcrR family transcriptional regulator; translation: MDVAIELADRDGLTALSMRALGRALGVEAMSLYNHVRDKDDLLAAMVDRVVSAIALPTGPDWRAATRARLLSAHAAFLAHGWVSALLLSRPFPGEAARRYREVTAGVLRSAGFPDPLGARAWATLEAYLHGFTQQRLQIDAGGDGRSGGPREAAATDRGAVAPGAPRPGDGMPPDGGDAMLDFAFGLDLILEGLTRRKAKQQAP
- a CDS encoding HD domain-containing protein, which gives rise to MSDVGTRARTRAGAPAPQAAGMEMQARAARFLTALAQAVSARSLYAREHPAVERAVRAAHGELVGLQSQEPHPVLTFLGGEVLLGSRPLRTLRTWEWGPKLAEVGVQRFECHGPVTRPDLDAFVEVLFQRLSSPEVGPVEPDPASAIRFGAVGIRSAVEDTTDADIDWIRYSLAEEIAAMRWLDGEARAGGRLHLVEVETIVRSLAVAMHADWEMMIPLVELKGFDQYTTTHSLNIAVLAMALGEFLEIESTDVRRLGVAGLLHDIGKTRVSKELLVKPGTLEPRELAEIRRHPVEGARMLIARQANLDLAATVAYEHHIRHDGGGYPKRRFTRACHPASDLVHLCDVYDALRTHRPYRKAWSQDRTLAYLEQGLGTEFEPVLGKAFLEMMRRWGPKLRRVTAREDAVGPGEPDRTVEQG
- a CDS encoding M20/M25/M40 family metallo-hydrolase, whose protein sequence is MRRRSLPLCVLLLSACGGSTDARFAPPDPTRIERSHVERVLSVLASDSLRGRQAFTDDALRAADYLAGEFEAAGLEPMAGTGYLQRFPVRSRTAREIRVTLDGRARTEQEVVARAGASSVRWSTGDVPVLRISASDDMQTALGRIRAVDGDALVLVPAANGELFATLSGFYGRPVRTLEATDGPTTVLALWEGDGEPTFEVAVDAEETADTLVNVVGVVPGHRANEYVLFSAHYDHIGIRPAVDGDSIANGANDDASGTTAVVELARYFASRGTPERSLLFAAFTAEEAGGYGSRHYSSQLDPDQIVAMFNIEMIGKPAVEGPNTAWITGFERSSFGPLLQEAVEGTPYSFYPDPYPDQNLFYRSDNATLARLGVPAHSISTTPIDVDPDYHQVSDEVETLDLDHMTATIRAIAMGAERIIAGAATPTRVDPATVDPR